AATTTGCATTTTGGTTGGTCTTGCTGGTGCAGCTTGGTTCGCCAATATCCGGTCCACTAGTGATGCCATTTGGAGTCAGCTGTTTGTTGGTGCTTCTGAATCTGTTGCAGAGGCTCAAGTGCAATTGTCTTTGGTCGACATTTTCTACCAGCATCAGTTACCAGGTGCATTGGCTTTGTATATCGTTTCCACCTCTATTGGTACGTACCTTGGTCCTCTAATTGCAGGTTATATTTCCGATAACCTCGGCTGGGAGTGGGTTGGATACTCTGCTGTTATTATTTCAGGCTTTATTTTGATTGTGCTGTTTTTCGGTTTGGAAGAGACTTATTTCGATAGAAACAAGTACCAGACCACTCATTTTAATGCTGGAAATGTTTCCAAGTCTGATTCTATAGATGAACAGGTCAAGAATGAGTCAAGACTGGCTTCAGGTGATAGTGTCATGGAAAGCAAGAATGCTTTCAATTCTAGTACTGACAGCACTGACGGAGCTTCTGAACACGTTGTTCCTGTCAATGTGCATCCAGTTTCAACCGGTGCTGACGAAAAGCCTAAGACTTATTGGCAGAGAATTGCTCTCATCACCCCTGCTGATAATCTCAAGGGTGTTGGTTTCAAGCAGTATTTCCAAAGAATGTGGTTGACTCTTCGTGTATTTACATTCCCTCctgttatttattctgGTCTTATTTGGGGTTTCCAAGATGCTTGGTTGACCTTTTACATCACaactgaagatgatgactgGTCGTCCCCTCCTTATAACTatggtgatgctggtgtGGCTATTATGAACGTTCCTACCCTTATCGGTGCTCTCTTTGGATGTTTCTATGCTGGTGTTTTGTCTGACTATTTCGTTGAATGGATGGCTAGACGTAATCATGGTGTTAAGGAGGCTGAGCATCGTTTGTGGCTCATGTTTTTGGTGGCTATCTTGAATCCTCTTGGTTTGTTTATCTTTGGTATTGGAACTGCCCGTGAATGGTCTTGGCCTGTAGTCTATATTCTAGGTCTTTTCCCTATTGGTTTTGCATGGGGTAGTTGTGGTGACTTGTCCATGTCATATCTTGCTGAAGCCTATCCAGAGATGGTTTTGGAAGGTATGGTTGGCGTGTCTGTTGTCAACAATACCATTGGTATGATTTTCTCATTTTGCTGTAACCTTTGGCTTAATATTGGTGACTTCAGGGGTTACATTGCTGTTGGTGTAGTTGATTTTGCTGTTCTCATGTTGACAGCTCCAATGATTATTTATGGAAAGCGCTGTCGTCAATTCACCAAAGGGATGTACTACAGATTTATTGAAGAGCGTGATGCTCTGAAATAGTTACCAGATCTGGTCATATTTGTAATTTGTAATATTAATGgcattttgttttgtaaTGGTGTATGATTTAAATGGTAGGCTTTGCATTTGACTGCAGGAAGTTCGTGCAAGCAGTTTGTGCAGACAGTTCGTGCAGACAGTTCGTGCAGGAGGAGTACGATTTTGAGCATGGTTTAAAAACGGTGGGTGCCTGTTTGTATTGACTGCAGAGACAGTTCGTGCAGAGGTGTTTGCAGCTTTTTTAAACCTTGAGGTAGCAAAAAAGAATCGTCATGAGCAGGATTTGAACCTACGCGCTGAAACAGCATTTGATGTCCAGAATTTACTCACCAATAGTTGAGTTATTCAAGTCAAACTCCTTAACCACTCGGACATCATGACATGCTTCCGGGTGTGCTCGACTATCCTGTAATGTAACACCTTCAATTTCTGTACTCGACGATGTGTCAAAAAGGCCCTCGTATTGGGTTTTGAGAGGCCAATTGGTCTATCCTTTTGAAATTGCATGGATTTGGTTTTACAGCAGTTTATTTCCATAGTGTGCGTGAGGACACGGACCGTAAATCATTTAGGTGATTGACAGTGCACATGGCACTTTTGACAATCTTATTATCAAGTTGACTCAATTAAATGGGAATGTATTATTCCTCGGTGATTATTCTTTGTAACTAGAACAGGCCCAGTCTTGAGTTATTTGTGAATTTGACCGGCAATGAAAAGGTGAATGACATATAACCAGCCTTAATGCCATCCATATATACGTTGACTATAATTGAGCTATATATTTACAACAGCGTCAACGCTAAAGTAATACCATTCAGACCTAATCAACAACCAATGCACAGATAAGTATGATTTTGTTATTTAATATCGTTTATATCCCTACAATATTGACCCTGAAATAGCCTGATTAGTCGATGTTGACAACCCGAACCCTTATCTTATCCATGACCATCACTAGCACTTCCAACAAACTCATTTTCTGCTGAAAAATCCGACAATCTGTATACCTGGTGAACAAACAGctaacagaaaaaaaaaaaaataagtATTACTGTATTACTACACTAGAAATTGGCAACCAATTTCTGATGGCGGTAAAGGACCCACTGTTCATCTTCAGTAAGAAGACTGCAGCTGGTTTAGAATGGATGGCGGATATGTACCTGCAATTTTATGCTTTTACATCTCCCGATTGGGCCCACTGCTGAGATGGTCGACAGAGATTCGGAAAGTGGGGGTACTTTCCGGAATTTGGGGTAATGTACGATACGGCTCAAGATGGATATATAGTGGTACTCAAGTGCTTGAACAGTTGACTCGCTGTAGATGGACCGCATGGGATAATAGAATATATTATTAGAAACCAACATATATAGACAAAAATGCAAACAGGCGGATAAATTGCGGGAGAATTGGCAGCTGTTGAATAGCAATCGTTAGAACTGCTAGTTGCTCGGTTTGAACGATACATGGTATACTCCAAAATTGGCCAAAAATATGTCAGCCGCCTGCTTTGATAAAAACAAGTCAGCCATAAAATGGCTTGTGACACGGACAGAACAATTGCTATGGGTCGACCCGGCTGAAAATAGCTGGCGTTTGATGTCGACAGGCTTAGATTTACCGCTCCTGATCTACCCGAGGTGAGGAGACGTTGCAGAGAAGCCGATGCCCCCAGAACAGGCGTTATGCGGGCTTGGGAATAGGAGAAACACGGAACATCCCTGCCCtgaaagtgaaaaattgagGGGTAAAATGCACCTGCGCTGGCACCTGCAGTGAGTGAAAAATTCTGCCGCACGTATTTTGTGTAGGTAATAGCGAGGCTCATAGTGCTCCGGATACGGAGGGGGGGTcgaatcaaatcaaataatCGGCGGTCAGAGTCACCATCGGTAAAATTACCTTCCAACTGTATACTTAGCAAGTATATTTGTAAGAatctttgtttttttttattggttgttttatatttttttgcaaAGTTCAAATTAGACCACGATAGACTGAATAGAAGATAGAGGTGAGTTTTTTGTACTTTGGTGAAGAAGCGCCTAGAATGGCCAGGTTGTATAAGCTCGTGAAGTGGTGAACCTTCGTAGTGTTGGGAGGTAACATTGGGACTGGTCGTCTGTAGTCCGGTAGAACTATGTAGAGATTTTTACGAAGAAATGAGTAATCATTGTAGACTAGTTTGGAAACTACAAAGtcaaattaaaatatatattgagAAGTAGACTTGAAATTcttgatattattctttttACACCTTTTATCATTACATAGTCGGATTTGACTAACAATAAAACATAGAAATGTCGGAATCAACACCATCATTATCTCGAAAAACATTCGACAAATTTGCATCCATAATAGAAAATGGCCAAAAGTACCTGTCTCAAGATGATTTCTTGAACGCTATAGCTCCTCCTAATGAGGACTACCACAAGATTCATCGCAATTCTTATgctgttttgtttcaagTAGCTGATAGATCAAAAGCTGGACGCGTTTCTTGGAATGACTGGGTTGCATTTGAGAATATGCTTGATAAGCCCGATGCCGAATATGAGATTGCATTCAGACTGTTCGACAAGGACGGTACTGGAGAAGTCGACTTTAACGAGTTTGTGGAACAGTATAACACGCATCGTTCCGCAGATGCCCTGCCATTTAACTGGAACTCCAGTTGGGCTAATCTTTACTTGGGAGACAAATCCAAGCGTCACAGTTTGTCATATTCCATGTTCTCGCAAATGTTAAGTGGTTTACTTGGAGAACGTGTCCGTCAAGCTTTCCAATACTATGACAAGAATCAAACTGGATACATCTTACCAGAAGAGTTCCAAGAAATTATCACCAAGACAGCTTCTCATAAATTGTCGGACAATTTATTAGATTCGTTACACACCCTGTGTAACATTTCTAattcttcaaaagtttCATATGCTTCGGTGCGGGCATTCCTCAATGTGGTGAGGCATGTAGACCTTGTCGATGTGATTGCCGAGAGAGCAACTAGTAGATCCAAGGATGGCACTATTTCCAGACAAGATTTCATGGATGAGGCCGCCCGTTCCACCAAATTCTCTATTTTCACACCTCTGGAAATCGAGATTCTCTTCCACTTTACCTCGCTTAATAACAAGACTGGAAGATTATCTATTGATGACTTCCGTCGTATGTTTGATCCTTCGTGGCAGGATTCATTTTCCCGTTATCAACGTGCTGAGAAGATCAAAGTTGACGCTGCCAAGAACGCCCTTCGTGATCCCAGTTCATTTTTGCATGAGGTATTCGAGTCAGCTTATAACTTTGCCCTCGGTTCGGTAGCTGGTGCTTTTGGTGCTACTGTCGTATACCCTATCGATTTGGTCAAGACCCGTATGCAAAATCAACGTACTTCACAACCTGGCCAACAACTTCTCTACAAGAACTCTATTGACTGTTTCAAAAAGGTCGTTTCTAGAGAAGGATTCCGTGGTCTGTACTCTGGTCTGGGACCTCAATTGGTCGGTGTTGCTCCAGAAAAGGCCATCAAGCTGACAGTCAACGATCTTGTTCGTGGAAAATtcactggtgctgatggtgaGCTTCCATTATGGGCCGAAATCgttgctggtggttctgcCGGTGGTTGTCAAGTTATTTTTACCAATCCGTTAGAAATTGTCAAGATCCGTCTCCAAATCCAAGGTGAGGTGGCCAAGACTGTTGAGGGTGCTCCCAGAAGATCTGCTATCTGGATTGTTCGTCATTTGGGTTTGGTTGGTCTGTATAAGGGAGCTACTGCCTGTTTGTTACGTGATGTGCCATTCTCTGCCATTTACTTCCCTGCCTATGCCCATATCAAGAAAGACTATTTTGGTGAGGGTCCTCAAAAGAGGCTCAGTATTGGTCAATTACTTAtagctggtgctgttgctggtatcCCAGCTGCCTACTTGACTACTCCAAGTGATGTTATCAAGACACGTCTACAAGTCGAGTCCAGAAAGGGCCAAACCTCGTACACTGGTCTGCGTCAAGCTGC
The Sugiyamaella lignohabitans strain CBS 10342 chromosome A, complete sequence genome window above contains:
- the HOL1 gene encoding Hol1p (Putative transporter in the major facilitator superfamily; member of the 12-spanner drug:H(+) antiporter DHA1 family; mutations in membrane-spanning domains permit cation and histidinol uptake; GO_component: GO:0016021 - integral component of membrane [Evidence IEA,IEA]; GO_component: GO:0016021 - integral component of membrane [Evidence ISM] [PMID 12192589]; GO_component: GO:0016020 - membrane [Evidence IEA,IEA]; GO_component: GO:0005739 - mitochondrion [Evidence IDA] [PMID 14576278]; GO_component: GO:0005739 - mitochondrion [Evidence IDA] [PMID 16823961]; GO_component: GO:0005886 - plasma membrane [Evidence ISS] [PMID 8955402]; GO_function: GO:0015665 - alcohol transmembrane transporter activity [Evidence IMP] [PMID 2405251]; GO_function: GO:0022890 - inorganic cation transmembrane transporter activity [Evidence IMP] [PMID 8955402]; GO_process: GO:0006812 - cation transport [Evidence IMP] [PMID 8955402]; GO_process: GO:0015850 - organic hydroxy compound transport [Evidence IMP] [PMID 2405251]; GO_process: GO:0055085 - transmembrane transport [Evidence IEA]; GO_process: GO:0006810 - transport [Evidence IEA]) encodes the protein MTANFSDEDHLPGTEYIYADPENNIICPDGSRPKTNKDNKILLPQPTESPNDPLNWGLLRKCWHMILVCLVTGFTAATSNDAGATQTDLNANLGISWNSFNTGAGVLFIGIGWFTLILSPTSFLYGRRIGYLICILVGLAGAAWFANIRSTSDAIWSQLFVGASESVAEAQVQLSLVDIFYQHQLPGALALYIVSTSIGTYLGPLIAGYISDNLGWEWVGYSAVIISGFILIVLFFGLEETYFDRNKYQTTHFNAGNVSKSDSIDEQVKNESRLASGDSVMESKNAFNSSTDSTDGASEHVVPVNVHPVSTGADEKPKTYWQRIALITPADNLKGVGFKQYFQRMWLTLRVFTFPPVIYSGLIWGFQDAWLTFYITTEDDDWSSPPYNYGDAGVAIMNVPTLIGALFGCFYAGVLSDYFVEWMARRNHGVKEAEHRLWLMFLVAILNPLGLFIFGIGTAREWSWPVVYILGLFPIGFAWGSCGDLSMSYLAEAYPEMVLEGMVGVSVVNNTIGMIFSFCCNLWLNIGDFRGYIAVGVVDFAVLMLTAPMIIYGKRCRQFTKGMYYRFIEERDALK
- the AGC1 gene encoding Agc1p (Mitochondrial amino acid transporter; acts both as a glutamate uniporter and as an aspartate-glutamate exchanger; involved in nitrogen metabolism and nitrogen compound biosynthesis; GO_component: GO:0016021 - integral component of membrane [Evidence IEA]; GO_component: GO:0016021 - integral component of membrane [Evidence ISM] [PMID 12192589]; GO_component: GO:0016020 - membrane [Evidence IEA]; GO_component: GO:0005743 - mitochondrial inner membrane [Evidence IEA,IEA]; GO_component: GO:0005743 - mitochondrial inner membrane [Evidence ISS] [PMID 10930523]; GO_component: GO:0005739 - mitochondrion [Evidence IEA]; GO_component: GO:0005739 - mitochondrion [Evidence IDA] [PMID 14576278]; GO_component: GO:0005739 - mitochondrion [Evidence IDA] [PMID 16823961]; GO_function: GO:0015183 - L-aspartate transmembrane transporter activity [Evidence IDA] [PMID 14622413]; GO_function: GO:0005313 - L-glutamate transmembrane transporter activity [Evidence IDA] [PMID 14622413]; GO_function: GO:0015297 - antiporter activity [Evidence IDA] [PMID 14622413]; GO_function: GO:0015292 - uniporter activity [Evidence IDA] [PMID 14622413]; GO_process: GO:0015813 - L-glutamate transport [Evidence IDA] [PMID 14622413]; GO_process: GO:0006865 - amino acid transport [Evidence IEA]; GO_process: GO:0015810 - aspartate transport [Evidence IDA] [PMID 14622413]; GO_process: GO:0044271 - cellular nitrogen compound biosynthetic process [Evidence IMP] [PMID 14622413]; GO_process: GO:0055085 - transmembrane transport [Evidence IEA]; GO_process: GO:0006810 - transport [Evidence IEA]); translation: MSESTPSLSRKTFDKFASIIENGQKYLSQDDFLNAIAPPNEDYHKIHRNSYAVLFQVADRSKAGRVSWNDWVAFENMLDKPDAEYEIAFRLFDKDGTGEVDFNEFVEQYNTHRSADALPFNWNSSWANLYLGDKSKRHSLSYSMFSQMLSGLLGERVRQAFQYYDKNQTGYILPEEFQEIITKTASHKLSDNLLDSLHTLCNISNSSKVSYASVRAFLNVVRHVDLVDVIAERATSRSKDGTISRQDFMDEAARSTKFSIFTPLEIEILFHFTSLNNKTGRLSIDDFRRMFDPSWQDSFSRYQRAEKIKVDAAKNALRDPSSFLHEVFESAYNFALGSVAGAFGATVVYPIDLVKTRMQNQRTSQPGQQLLYKNSIDCFKKVVSREGFRGLYSGLGPQLVGVAPEKAIKLTVNDLVRGKFTGADGELPLWAEIVAGGSAGGCQVIFTNPLEIVKIRLQIQGEVAKTVEGAPRRSAIWIVRHLGLVGLYKGATACLLRDVPFSAIYFPAYAHIKKDYFGEGPQKRLSIGQLLIAGAVAGIPAAYLTTPSDVIKTRLQVESRKGQTSYTGLRQAAKTIYKEEGFKAFFKGGPARIFRSSPQFGCTLAAYELLHRLFPLPGHEKTEAGHAVPSAARTFETPVKQLRSRNALKILLDIDENFGKPGVLTPDRAKLIPGLK